A region of Sesamum indicum cultivar Zhongzhi No. 13 linkage group LG7, S_indicum_v1.0, whole genome shotgun sequence DNA encodes the following proteins:
- the LOC105166703 gene encoding uncharacterized protein LOC105166703, protein MECAKITAGVRKAKKKPVKDELDRIKQAEKKKRRLEKALATSAAIRSELEKKKLKKKEEQERLDEEGAAIAEAVALHVLLGEDSDDSSKVVLKEDEGLTRWDYASNINIVVGGRQQLVHYHDLSKYSCENVGRVSDTCQYGHMWNLWGNSNLVTSSDHLASSLYPQYLGEEVWGPVGLSAGHLAAQAVSSLKIADDARVDALVINHIL, encoded by the coding sequence ATGGAGTGTGCTAAAATAACAGCTGGTGTTAGGAAAGCCAAGAAGAAACCGGTGAAGGATGAGTTAGATCGCATTAAACAGGCcgagaagaaaaaaaggcGCTTAGAGAAGGCTTTGGCTACTTCTGCAGCCATTCGCTCTGAActggaaaaaaagaaactgaaaaagaaagaagagcaGGAGAGGCTTGATGAAGAAGGCGCCGCAATAGCTGAGGCAGTTGCACTGCATGTCCTACTTGGTGAAGACTCGGACGATTCAAGTAAAGTAGTACTAAAGGAGGATGAAGGGTTGACCCGGTGGGATTATGCTAGCAACATCAACATTGTTGTGGGGGGAAGACAGCAGCTAGTTCATTATCATGATCTGTCAAAATATTCTTGTGAAAATGTTGGAAGGGTCTCTGATACTTGTCAATATGGGCACATGTGGAATCTCTGGGGAAACTCTAACTTGGTGACCTCGTCTGATCATCTGGCTAGCAGCCTCTACCCTCAATATTTGGGAGAAGAAGTTTGGGGTCCTGTTGGTTTATCTGCTGGTCATCTTGCTGCTCAGGCTGTTTCATCCCTTAAGATAGCTGATGATGCACGGGTAGATGCTCTTGTCATCAACCATATCTTATGA
- the LOC105166702 gene encoding deSI-like protein At4g17486, translating to MTEVTLHVYDVTNSGSEKTNNTIMQINKIFKDGIGLGGIFHSAVQVYGDEEWSFGFCEQGTGVFSCPSTKNPMYTYRESIKLGRTSFSIYKVNQILRELSREWPGHSYDLLSKNCNHFCDEFCERLGVPKLPGWVNRFAHAGDAAAEIAGNTAYRLRQAKTEIISASKVAYRFLAGVASNNSVVAPESPGNSTRGSPRFQTTWFKNLISNGAKPSNSSETENKNDEAAHQQQRQDDEAPLRLNPHRDT from the exons ATGACGGAGGTGACCCTCCATGTATATGACGTGACGAATAGTGGTAGTGAGAAGACTAACAACACTATTATGCAGATCAACAAGATCTTCAAAGATGGAATTGGGCTCGGTGGCATCTTCCATAGCGCTGTTCAG GTTTATGGAGATGAAGAATGGTCATTTGGGTTCTGTGAACAGGGTACTGGGGTGTTTAGCTGTCCTTCAACAAAGAATCCAATGTATACATACCGTGAAAGTATTAAACTTGGGAGAACATCATTCTCTATCTACAAGGTCAATCAGATACTGAGGGAACTTAGTAGAGAGTGGCCTGGACACTCATACGATTTGCTATCGAAGAATTGCAATCATTTCTGTGATGAGTTCTGTGAGAGACTTGGCGTGCCAAAACTTCCCG GTTGGGTTAACAGGTTTGCACACGCTGGTGATGCTGCTGCGGAAATAGCTGGAAACACAGCATATCGA TTGAGGCAAGCTAAAACTGAAATCATATCTGCTAGCAAGGTGGCATACCGGTTTTTAGCAGGAGTTGCATCCAACAACTCGGTGGTTGCTCCAGAGTCTCCTGGAAACTCTACGAGAGGAAGTCCTAGGTTCCAGACTACCTGGTTCAAGAACCTAATTTCGAATGGTGCTAAACCATCCAATAGTtcagaaacagaaaataagAACGATGAGGCAGCACATCAGCAACAGAGACAAGACGATGAAGCACCTTTAAGATTGAATCCTCATCGTGATACCTGA
- the LOC105166704 gene encoding beta-carotene hydroxylase 2, chloroplastic: MAAGIYIATPSRTVVHFKHSPLLGPKPSSLAAPALRLSHSLGKFPGISRKKPNLTVCFVLEDEKLRRLGEESGEESSRKEIATAVAEKVARKRSERFTYLIAAVMSSFGITSMSVMAVYYRFAWQMEGGEVPYAEMLGTFALSVGAAVGMEFWARWAHKALWHASLWHMHESHHKPREGPFELNDVFAIINAVPAIALLSYGFFHKGLVPGLCFGAGLGITMFGMAYMFVHDGLVHRRFPVGPIANVPYFRRVAAAHQLHHSDKFNGVPYGLFFGPKELEEVGGLEELEKEINRRIKLSKNFR, translated from the exons ATGGCGGCCGGGATTTACATCGCCACTCCCTCGAGAACCGTAGTCCATTTTAAGCACAGTCCACTTCTTGGCCCGAAGCCCAGCTCACTCGCCGCACCGGCTTTACGGCTTTCCCACTCCCTTGGGAAATTTCCGGGGATTTCGAGGAAGAAGCCCAATCTGACGGTGTGTTTTGTGTTGGAGGATGAGAAATTGAGGCGTCTGGGAGAGGAAAGTGGGGAAGAGAGTAGTAGGAAGGAAATCGCGACGGCGGTGGCGGAGAAAGTGGCGAGGAAGAGATCGGAGAGGTTTACTTACCTGATTGCGGCTGTTATGTCGAGTTTCGGGATTACTTCCATGTCTGTCATGGCTGTTTACTACAGATTTGCTTGGCAAATGGAG GGAGGAGAGGTACCTTACGCAGAAATGTTGGGTACATTTGCTCTCTCTGTTGGAGCTGCT GTGGGAATGGAGTTCTGGGCCAGATGGGCGCATAAAGCACTGTGGCACGCTTCCTTGTGGCACATGCACGAG TCGCACCATAAACCACGAGAAGGTCCTTTCGAACTGAACGATGTATTTGCAATAATTAATGCTGTCCCAGCCATAGCCCTTCTCTCCTACGGCTTCTTCCACAAGGGCCTCGTCCCTGGCCTCTGTTTTGGCGCT GGTCTGGGAATCACGATGTTCGGCATGGCCTACATGTTCGTCCACGATGGTCTCGTCCACAGGAGATTCCCGGTGGGGCCCATCGCCAATGTTCCCTATTTTAGAAGAGTAGCCGCAGCTCATCAG CTTCACCACTCAGACAAGTTCAATGGAGTCCCATACGGATTGTTCTTCGGACCTAAG GAACTTGAAGAAGTGGGAGGGCTTGAGGAGTTGGAGAAGGAAATTAATAGAAGGATTAAATTGTCTAAGAATTTTAGATGA